One window from the genome of Bacillus weihaiensis encodes:
- a CDS encoding N-acetylmuramoyl-L-alanine amidase family protein, with protein sequence MFKLYLDPGHGGKDPGAVGNGLEEKELVLDIALRIRNMLINEYKDVEVKMSRTKDVDKSLTERTNEANAYGADFYLSLHINAFNGSANGYEDYIHDSLLDSSSTATYRAILHEEVTKLNDLRNRGKKKANFHVLRETNMSALLTENGFIDNESDANKLKSAQWREKVARGHVNGLEKAFNLKKQAEKPIYRVIVDGVQVGAYQEQANILGEVEGHLGSADRIIIEKV encoded by the coding sequence GTGTTTAAGTTGTATTTGGATCCAGGTCATGGTGGGAAGGATCCTGGTGCTGTGGGAAATGGCTTAGAAGAAAAGGAACTTGTGTTAGATATTGCTTTACGCATACGCAATATGCTTATAAATGAATACAAAGATGTCGAAGTGAAGATGAGTAGAACGAAAGATGTTGATAAAAGCTTAACAGAACGAACAAATGAAGCAAATGCCTATGGAGCAGATTTCTATCTGTCACTTCATATAAATGCATTCAATGGATCGGCAAATGGCTATGAAGATTATATTCATGATAGTTTATTAGATTCGTCAAGTACTGCAACGTATCGTGCTATTTTACATGAAGAAGTAACAAAGCTTAATGATTTGAGGAATCGGGGGAAAAAGAAAGCAAATTTTCATGTTTTACGGGAAACAAACATGTCTGCATTACTAACAGAGAATGGGTTCATTGATAATGAATCAGATGCAAACAAATTAAAAAGTGCTCAATGGAGGGAGAAGGTTGCTAGAGGTCATGTTAACGGTCTGGAAAAAGCCTTTAATCTAAAAAAACAAGCGGAGAAGCCTATCTATCGAGTTATAGTCGATGGTGTTCAGGTTGGAGCCTACCAGGAGCAAGCTAACATTCTAGGTGAAGTAGAAGGTCACTTAGGTAGTGCAGATCGAATTATTATTGAAAAAGTGTAA